TCCTCTATTTCCCACAGGCCATGCCCGGCAGTACCAGCAAACCGTTCGCCAGTGATGCCTTCCGGGGCAAAAGTAAAAACGGCCCCTGGGGTGACAGCATCGAAGAACTCGACTGGTCGACCGGACAACTGCTCGACAAACTCGTCGAGCTGGGCATCGACGACGATACGCTCGTCGTCTGGACGTCAGACAATGGCTCTCCCATGGCCCGGGACATGAACAGCACCGAACGGGGAACCAACAAACCGCTGCATGGTCGCGGCTACACCACTTCGGAAGGCGCCTTCCGCGTCCCCACCATCATGTGGTGGCCGGGCCGCGTTCCCGCCGACACGGTCTGTACCGAACTGGCAACCACCATGGACCTGCTCCCTACCTTCGCCGATCTGGCAGGCGCCAAAGTACCCACCGATCGCATCATCGACGGACACGATATCCAACCTCTGATCTTTGGCACAGAAGGCGCGAAAAGCCCCTACGATGTCTTCTACTATTACGCGATGGATCAGCTGCAGGCCGTCCGCAAAGGGCCCTGGAAACTGTTTGTGCCACTCAAAGAATTCAGTCGGCACCCGCACTTCAAAAAAGGAGAAGGCTCTCAGCCGCTCCTGTTTAACGTCGTCACCGATATCAGCTGCGAGCACAATGTCGCCGACCAGCATCCGGAGATCGTCAAAGAACTGCAGGCCCTCGCCGAAAAGGGACGTGCCGACCTGGGAGACACCAATCGCCCCGGTGCCAATCAGCGCAAAGCAGCGCACA
This genomic interval from Gimesia chilikensis contains the following:
- a CDS encoding sulfatase family protein; the protein is MLNLLALICLLSGLFSNPLSAAESNRKPNFIVIFCDNLGYGDIEPFGSTVNRTPCLNRMAREGRKFTHFCVTAGVCTPSRASIMTGCYSQRVGMHWNPRDGQVLRPISPYGLNPEEVTVAEVLKQKGYKTGMIGKWHLGDQPPFLPTKQGFDYFYGIPYSDDMTQAVGQRLGDRLDGKNWPPLPVMLNDTVIRAGVDRNLLTKDYTEKAVEFIEQNKDEPFFLYFPQAMPGSTSKPFASDAFRGKSKNGPWGDSIEELDWSTGQLLDKLVELGIDDDTLVVWTSDNGSPMARDMNSTERGTNKPLHGRGYTTSEGAFRVPTIMWWPGRVPADTVCTELATTMDLLPTFADLAGAKVPTDRIIDGHDIQPLIFGTEGAKSPYDVFYYYAMDQLQAVRKGPWKLFVPLKEFSRHPHFKKGEGSQPLLFNVVTDISCEHNVADQHPEIVKELQALAEKGRADLGDTNRPGANQRKAAHIENPVPPTLKTTSTK